CTGACGGTTATTTACGATGATCTGGACCTGCCGCCCGGCCGGTTGCGCATTCGTGACCGGGGCGGCGCAGGCGGGCACCGGGGACTGGCTTCCATTATCGACTTATTGGGTACCGGTGATTTTGTCCGGGTGCGCATTGGCATTGGGCGTCCCCCCGTGCCCGGTCCGGAAGTGGCCGATTGGGTACTGGCCCGGCCCGGCTCCGGTGATGAGGAGAATATTGTCCGGGTGCTGGAAACCGTGCCTGAAGTGGTGGGGGAAATCATTAATGCCGGGGCTGTATCCGCTATGAATAAGTTTAACGGTAATAAGACAGTATAAGCGCACCGGCAGATGTCAATATTATTAGCAGGGGAATCTATTTGTTTGTACTGGCAGGTTTATTGTCCGCGCTGACAGCCCGCTTGATATTGGGCCTCGTTGGCAAGGCACGTAATGTACTGATAATTGTAATGATGGCGCCGGCGGTGGAGGAATCGGCTAAATCAGGGCTGGCGCTGCTTTTGGACACTAATGTGTTCTTAGCTCATGCGGTATTCGGCGGTGTGGAACTGGTTGCGGATTCCCTTGGCGGGCGCGGTATTTGGCCGGGCCTTGCCGCATTGGTACTGCATAGCCTGTTGGGTTTTGCCACCGTCTGGCTGTTAACATATGTCGGGGTGGCCATGGCGGTGGTGCTGGCGGCGCTGTTGCACGGGTTATGGAATTACACGGCGGTTCGGTTGCTGTGACCGGCTTTAACGTTATTATGGCAGGTGAAATGTAAATGAAAATTTACCACGTTTGTGAGTGCTGTGACCGGGTCTTTAAAATTACCGAGTCGGTTGGCCGGGAGCTCCGCGTTGACCTTGATAACTTGACTGGCGGTGAAACCGGGGATATAATGAAGGGAGAACCTGAAAATGGAAGTGGTGTGGCCGCAGGTTTGTGCAATGAGTGCCGCGAAGAAATATACGGCGGCGTTGACCACTTTTTTTATCCCGCTAGATTAAATTAAAAAGGATAAGGCCGGAGCTTTAGCCTGATGGCGCTAAAGCTTTTTTTGTGATGCCTTCTTACGGCTGGTGATCTGATAAAATGCAGGGTTTATTGAAATTGATTAAGGATACCACGGAATATGCGGGCCTGGTGAAGGGTTTAACTGTTCACCGGAGCCAGCAGCAGGTATTTGGACTGACCGGTGCCCAGCGCAATTTAATGATAGCGTCGTTGGCGAGCTCCGGATATCCGACCGTGCTGGTGGTCACGCCGGGAGAGGTGGAGGCCGGTCAGGTGGCGGATGACTTATTCGCGCTGCTGCCGCAAATGCGGGTGCTGCAATTCCGCGTTAATGAACAGTTGCCTTACCAGGTGCTGGCTCACGGTATGGAAGTGACGGCTGCCCGGCTGGGCGTGCTGGAAGGTTTGTGCCGTTCTGAGCCAATGGTTGTCGTGGCGCCGGTGGAGGCGCTGATGAGCCGTTTAAGCCCGCCGGATGTATTTGCCGGCGCCGGTTTGGAGTTGGTCGTGGGTAACCGGCAGGATACCGGTGAACTGGGACAGCGCCTGGTGGCTATGGGCTATGAAAGAGTTGATTTAGTGGAACGGGGCGGGCAGTTTAGCGTGCGCGGCGGAATTGTGGATATTTTCCCCATGACCTCCGCTATGCCCGCGCGATTGGAATTCTTTGATGATGAAGTCGATTCCATCCGCCTATTTGAGGTGGAGTCTCAGCGTTCCGATAAGAAAATCGACCGGCTGATTGTTTTCCCGGCCCGTGAAATGACAGCAAGCCGTGATCTATGGGCCATGGGACATTCCGCCGTTAGCGCGGAGTACCGGATTGGGCGGCGCAAGCTGGCTAAATCCGGCGATCAGGCGGCGCTGGGTTTTTTTGAGGAACACTTCGGGCATTTGCTGGATATGCTGAACAACGGTGTTTATTTTCCCGGTCTTGAACAATTTATACCGTATTTCTACCCCCGGCCGGTAAGTTTGCTGGATTATCTTCCGCAGGGAACACCTGTATTAATTGATGAGCCGCTAAAGATCAGGGAAGCGGTGCAAAGTATTCAACGGGAGCGGGCTGAGACATATGCCGATCTCCTTACCCGGGGTAAGGTGCTGCCGGGTCAAATCAAGTGTTACCTGGATTGGGATGAGCTGTACGAAGGTATTGCCGCCCGGCGGACGGTGTATTTTTCTTTTATGCCTCGCCAGGCGCCGTTTATCCACCCGCAAAAGATAATTAATTTCGCGGCTAAATCCATGCACAGCTTTCTGGGACACACCGATATCCTGGCTGATGAAATACGCCAGTGGCGTCGCAACGGCAACGCGGTGGTGCTCCTGGTAACGGGGCGGGATCGGGGCCAGCACCTGCTGGACGCGCTCAGGGACGAAAAACTGGATGTTTTTTACATGGCATCCCTGGACCGGGAGGTCAAACCCGGCCATGTGGTGATTAGCCACGGCCAGCTTACCGGAGGCTTTGAACTGGTCAACGCCCGGCTGGTGGTGATCACCGAGGGTGAGATATTCGGACAGCGCAAGCGCAGAAAACGAGAGCAGCCCCGTGAGGCAAGCAACCGGCTTGAACCTTTTACCGATCTCAAAGCGGGAGATTACGTGGTGCACGTGAATCACGGCATAGGCCGCTATCGGGGTATTGTGCCGCTGGATATAGGCGGTATTCGCAAAGAATACCTGTTGATTAAATACGCGGGCGAAGATAAACTGTATGTACCCACCGATCAGGTATCCTTGCTGCAAAAATATCTGGGTGCCGAAGCTGACAGCCCGCGCCTTTCCAAGCTGGGCGGTGCGGAATGGAACCGGGTGAAAAGCCGGGTCCGGGAAGCGGTACGGGATATGGCCCAGGAGCTGTTGGCCCTTTACGCCGCCCGGGAAACGGTGCGGGGATATGCCTTCGGGCCGGACACTGTGTGGCAGAAGGAATTTGAGGATGCCTTTCCTTATGAAGAAACACCGGATCAACTGCGGGCTATCGATGATGTAAAACATGATATGGAAAGCCCGCGCCCCATGGACCGGTTACTTTGCGGTGATGTTGGCTATGGAAAGACCGAGGTGGCTCTGCGGGCGGCCTTTAAAGCGGTAATGGAAAGCAAGCAGGTGGCCGTGCTGGTTCCAACCACCATACTGGCACAACAGCATTATAATACCTTCCGGGAGCGTTTTGCAGGTTATCCGGTAACGGTGGAGATGCTCAGCCGGTTTCGGACGCCCCGTGAACAACGTCCGATTATCCGGGGACTTAAGGAAGGCGGCATCGATATAATTATCGGTACTCACCGGCTGGTGCAGGAGGATGTAATCTTTAAAAACCTTGGCTTGCTGGTGGTGGATGAAGAACAGCGTTTCGGAGTGTCACACAAGGAAAAATTAAAAAAGCTGCGTACCAGCGTAGATGTTTTAACTCTTACCGCCACTCCTATACCTCGCACGCTGCATATGTCACTGGTGGGCGTGCGGGATACCAGCTTGCTGGAGACGCCGCCGGAAAACAGGTTTCCGGTGCAAACTTATGTGCTGGAAGAAGATCCGCTCTTGATCCGGGAGGCCATCCGGCGGGAATTGGGCCGGGACGGTCAGGTGTATTATGTGCACAACCGGGTGGCCGACCTGGACAACGTGGCTATGTGGATTAAGGGACTGGTGCCCGAAGCTCGCATTGTCACCGCTCACGGTCAGATGCGGGAAGAAGAGTTGGAACAAATTATGCTGGACTTTATAGACGGAGCTTATGATGTCCTGGCGTGCACTACCATCATAGAAAGCGGCTTGGATATTCCTAATGTTAATACGTTAATTATTAAAGAAGCCAACAACTTTGGATTAGCTCAGCTTTACCAGCTGCGCGGCCGGGTAGGTCGGGCCAACCGGCTGGCTTATGCTTACCTTACCTTTCGTAAGGATAGGGTATTGAACGAGGTGGCTGAAAAAAGATTGGCGGCGATCAGGGAATTCACTGAGTTTGGTTCGGGTTATAAAATCGCCATGCGCGATTTGGAAATCAGGGGAGCCGGTAATTTGCTGGGTGCGGAACAGCATGGTCATATTGCCGCGGTGGGCTTTGACTTGTATTGCCGCCTGTTGGAGGAGGCCGTGCGGGAGGCCCGGGGCCAAAAGGATGAACAACCGGTGGAAACCGTGGTGGAACTGCCCGTGGAGGCTTATATACCCAATGAATATATTTCCGATGCCAATCAGAAGGTGGAAATATACCGGCGCATTGCCTCTCTGCAGCGGGTAAGCACGATTGCCGATCTGGAAGAAGAGCTGGTTGATCGTTTTGGTGATTTGCCCCCGGCAGTACAAAACTTGCTGAGGATATCTAAAATCAGGGTCATGGCCGGACATCTAAAGGTAAGATCGGTCAACAGGCAGCAGGGTTTTTACCGGCTGATCTTTGCTTCGGGGCATGCTCTTACCGGGGAAAAGCTGGTGGCGGTAGGAGAGTTTTATCGCAATAAAGTAAAATTCAGCCATACCGACGGTGAATTTGAGATCCGTTATAAAATTCGTGAGGCCGGGCGCTTGCCCACCGAACAATTGGATGAATTTGAAAGATTTCTAGCCAGACTGGCTGATTAAATACACATAGAGGATATGACAATAGCTCCGTCTAAATAACCGGCGCAGGTCATTATGGCACAAATTGTGTGTATGGGTACGTTGGGCCGTGCTATTGTGGGGCACGTTTCTTTGCTATATAATTAAGTAAGTTGACGCCGCCCCCATTCGAGGCGGCCTACTATTAGGGGAGGAGATATATTTTGCGTAAAAACGGTATTATTTTTTTAAGTTTAATGCTTTTACTGGCAACCTTTGTGCTTGGTGGCTGCGGTGGCAGCGGCGATGTGGTGGCTACGGTGAACGGTGAAAGTATAACGTCCCGGGAGCTGGATCAGGAAGTAACCACTTACAAGAACAATCTGACCCAACAAGGTTACAACTTGGAAGGCGAACAGGCTAAAGAATTGGAAGAAATGCTGCGCCAGCAAGTTTTAAGTCAGCTGATTGACCGCCGTTTGGTAATGGCGGAGGCTGAACGTTTGGACATGATGCCCGCGGATAAGGAAGTACAGGCAGAAATTAAGAAAATTAAAGAACAGTTGGGCAGTGAAGGTGAATTTAAGAAATTTTTAGCGGCCAACGGGATTAACGAGCCCAAACTGGATGATTTTATGAAAGAGCAGTTGGCTGCAAACAAGCTGTACGAAAAAATAAGCGCTGAGGTTTCCGAACCGACCGAGGACGAGATAAAGGATTACTTTGCCGAGAACGGCGCCCAATATAGTGACCCGGAACAGCGTCAGGTCAGTCATATTTTAATCGGCGTGGGTGAATATTCGAATGGCAAAAACCGCACGGACGTGGATGCTAAAGTACTGGCGCTGCAGGTTGTGAACAAGGTGGCTTCGGGTGCCGACTTTGGCGAGTTGGCCAAGCAATACAGCGATGATACGGGCAGTAAAGACAACAGCGGCCAATACCCGCCTTTCAGCAAAGGCAGCGGTTTTGCGGAGGAATTTGAAAACGCCGCTTTTGACCTGCAGGAAAGTGGTCAGTATACTGCCGAGCCCGTCAAGACATCGTTCGGTTATCATATTATCCGGTTGGACAAAATAATTCCCGCTAAAACACATACGCTGAACGAGGTTAAAGATCAAATAGCCACCAGCTTGCACAGTGAGAAAGTTAACCGGAAAGTCGGCGAATATATACAGGATTTGCGTGATAAAGCTGATGTGGTAAACAAGTTGGCCAAGGAATCGGATACTAAGTCCAAGGAAGATCAATCGACAGGAAAATAGACATTCCCTGGTAAGACGAAAATAATTTTACTTTGTATTGGAAAAAAATGAATAATTGCCCCCCTCTGGTTATATACTAACATAGAAAGTTTTATCGTGATTATTTACTGCTAAAGGAGGGAAGGGCGGCCCATGAAGGCAACGGGTATAGTGCGTCGTATTGATGATCTCGGCAGGGTGGTTATCCCCAAAGAGATAAGACGGACTCTTAGAATCCGTGAAGGCGATCCGCTGGAGATTTTTGTTGATCGGGAAGGTGAAGTAATTTTAAAAAAATATTCGCCGATCGGTGAGCTGGGCGACTTTGCCAAAGAGTATGCGGATTCGCTGCACGAAGCGCTGGGACACATATCCTTAATTGCTGACCGGGATGCCGTTATAGCTGTTTCCGGTGCATCCAAAAAGGAGTTTTTGAATAAACCGATAAGCAATGCCATAGAAAAAGTTATGGAAGAACGTAAGGCGGTGGTCATTAATAATCCGGGAACCGATCAACAGGGTATGGATGGTATGATTATCGAGGACGGAGAATGCAAATATGCGGCGGAGGTTATTGCGCCTATTATTTCCGAGGGTGATCCTATCGGCGCGGTAATTCTTGCCTCCCGCGAACCGAATGTGAACATGGGAGAACTGGAATTAAAGCTGGCTGAAACCGCGGCGGGTTTTCTGGCCAAACAAATGGAACAATAACGGCCCCAAAACGGGGGCCGTTTTTTTTGTGTTCCGGGAGATGTTGTGAAAGGATTTTCGTAAATGCCCGTGTAATTGGTAAGAATAACAGTATGCTTATAATTATTCGGGGGGTTACAGATATTGACAGCCAAAGTAGTTGTGGTGGGGCTTGGCCCCGGTGGCAGGGACTCCTTGCCCGCGGTTAATCTGGAGGTACTGAAAGGGGCCCGGCGTCTTTTTTTGCGCACCGCCGTACATCCCGTGGTTGATTGGATTAAAGAGCAAGGTATTGTGTTTGATACCTTTGATAAGTATTACGAGCAGGCGGACAGCTTTGACGATGTTTACCGGCGGATTGTGGAGGATGTGCTGACCGCCGCCGGGCAGGGACCGGTGGTTTACGCCGTGCCCGGTCATCCGCTGGTAGCCGAGACGACGGTGGATATGATCATGCGCCAGGCCGGGCAGCGGGGTATAACTGCCGAAGTGTTGCCGGCCATGAGCTTTTTGGACGAGCTGTACGCGGTATTAAAAGTAGATCCGGTGCAAGGGATACAGATCATTGACGGACTGCAGCTGGATGGCCGTTTATTGAATCCGGCGCTGGGGATAGTAGTGGTACAGGTGTACAGCCGGCTGGCGGCAGCCGATGTTAAGCTTTCCTTGTTGGAGGCATACCCCGCGGAGCACCGGGTGGTTATTGTTCGGGCGGCCGGTGTGCCCGGTGAACAAAGGATAGAATATGTGCCGCTGTTTGAAATAGACAGGCTTGACTGGGTGGATCATCTCACCAGTTTATACGTACCTCCGTATAGCCATGCCGCTGCCAAAATGAAAGCGGATTTTCCATTGGACCCGCTGGTTGATATTATGGGCCGGCTGCGGGGAGAGGGCGGCTGCCCGTGGGACAGGGAACAGGATCACCATACTCTGACCCCGTATTTGCTGGAGGAAACTTATGAAGTTTTGGAAGCTATTCAACAGGAAAATATGTATAATATCTGTGAAGAATTGGGAGACTTATTACTACAGATAGTATTCCATGCTCAAATAGCACGGGAAAATGGTTTATTTGATATTAATGATGTGATACATGGTATTTGTCGAAAGATGATCCACCGTCACCCGCATGTCTTTGGTAATACGCAGGTTAATAATAGCGATGAGGTCCTGGTTAATTGGGAAATTATCAAGCAAAATGAAAAGGGGGGTGGTGCGGAAAAGAAGGTGTCTGCATTGGACGGGATACCCCGTGGCTTGCCGGCCCTGCCACGCTCATATAAAATACAGGCTAAGGCTGCCCGGGTCGGTTTTGACTGGCCCGACTATCGGGGGGCATTGGATAAAGTCGATGAGGAACTTGCTGAGTGGAAGGAAGCACTGGCGAGTGGACGGCGGGATAAGATTGAGCTGGAGACAGGAGATATGTTATTTGCTGTGGTTAATGCAGCCAGACTGACAGGTATTGATCCCGAGGTGGCTTTATCGGCCACAATTAATAAATTCACACATAGATTTAGATATATGGAAGAAGAAGCTGCCCTTGAAGGTTTGGATCTTGCCCGTATGACTCTGGCCGAAATGGATGAGCTGTGGGAAAAAGCAAAAAATAAAGAAAAATGAGGAAAAAAATGTTGTAAAATTTAACTGCAAAGAAGGAACTTAAAGATAAATAGCGAATACGAATAGCTTAGTGAGTAATTACGTTATCATCACGTTAAATTTCTTGAGGGGGGTTTTTATGAATAAGGCAGAATTGATTGCCAGTGTGGCAGAGAAGTCCGAACTGACCAAAAAAGATGCTGAAAAGGCTGTAGGTGCGGTACTGGCAAGTATTGAAGAGGCCTTAGCCGGTGGCGACAAGGTTCAACTGGTTGGTTTCGGTACTTTTGAAATCCGGGAGAGGGCTGCCCGCAAGGGACGCAATCCGCAAACAGGTGAGGAAATCAATATTGCCGCCGCCCGTGTTCCGGTATTTAAAGCCGGTAAGGCTTTGCGTGAAACTGTTACATCATAAAACACCAAAATGTGATTAGAACTGAGTTGTTTTAATGTGCGATTGGATAAGTTTCTAAAGGTTTCTCGAATAATCAAACGACGCACGTTGGCTAAAGAGGCTTGCGACCGGCAGCAGGTAAAAATTAATGGCCGTGCGGCTAAAGCGGGTACAGATGTACAGCCGGAGGATGTGGTGGATATTTCATTTGGACAGCGACGTTTAAAAATCAGGATAATTACCGTGCGGGAAGCTGTCCCCGCCAGACAAGCGGCCGATCTATATGTTGTTTTGGAAGATATGCGCTCAGAAGACGGCTAGTCACTGGTTTAGCAAAAGGTCCCAGGGGATCTTTCTGTTTTCGTGTTGACTTGATAGATACAAGGCTGATGAATAGCTTGGTTGAAATTATAAGCTGAATCCCAAATTGTGGTGATAACAAGTATTTTTTATATGTGT
This genomic interval from Desulfoscipio sp. XC116 contains the following:
- the pth gene encoding aminoacyl-tRNA hydrolase, which gives rise to MKLVVGLGNPGPKYALTRHNIGFRAVDRLAGWLDAAADRSFLRSLVGQGLYAGEKIILVKPQTYMNLSGEAVVPLLNWYKLPPADLTVIYDDLDLPPGRLRIRDRGGAGGHRGLASIIDLLGTGDFVRVRIGIGRPPVPGPEVADWVLARPGSGDEENIVRVLETVPEVVGEIINAGAVSAMNKFNGNKTV
- a CDS encoding HU family DNA-binding protein, whose amino-acid sequence is MNKAELIASVAEKSELTKKDAEKAVGAVLASIEEALAGGDKVQLVGFGTFEIRERAARKGRNPQTGEEINIAAARVPVFKAGKALRETVTS
- a CDS encoding RNA-binding S4 domain-containing protein; translation: MRLDKFLKVSRIIKRRTLAKEACDRQQVKINGRAAKAGTDVQPEDVVDISFGQRRLKIRIITVREAVPARQAADLYVVLEDMRSEDG
- the mfd gene encoding transcription-repair coupling factor, which encodes MQGLLKLIKDTTEYAGLVKGLTVHRSQQQVFGLTGAQRNLMIASLASSGYPTVLVVTPGEVEAGQVADDLFALLPQMRVLQFRVNEQLPYQVLAHGMEVTAARLGVLEGLCRSEPMVVVAPVEALMSRLSPPDVFAGAGLELVVGNRQDTGELGQRLVAMGYERVDLVERGGQFSVRGGIVDIFPMTSAMPARLEFFDDEVDSIRLFEVESQRSDKKIDRLIVFPAREMTASRDLWAMGHSAVSAEYRIGRRKLAKSGDQAALGFFEEHFGHLLDMLNNGVYFPGLEQFIPYFYPRPVSLLDYLPQGTPVLIDEPLKIREAVQSIQRERAETYADLLTRGKVLPGQIKCYLDWDELYEGIAARRTVYFSFMPRQAPFIHPQKIINFAAKSMHSFLGHTDILADEIRQWRRNGNAVVLLVTGRDRGQHLLDALRDEKLDVFYMASLDREVKPGHVVISHGQLTGGFELVNARLVVITEGEIFGQRKRRKREQPREASNRLEPFTDLKAGDYVVHVNHGIGRYRGIVPLDIGGIRKEYLLIKYAGEDKLYVPTDQVSLLQKYLGAEADSPRLSKLGGAEWNRVKSRVREAVRDMAQELLALYAARETVRGYAFGPDTVWQKEFEDAFPYEETPDQLRAIDDVKHDMESPRPMDRLLCGDVGYGKTEVALRAAFKAVMESKQVAVLVPTTILAQQHYNTFRERFAGYPVTVEMLSRFRTPREQRPIIRGLKEGGIDIIIGTHRLVQEDVIFKNLGLLVVDEEQRFGVSHKEKLKKLRTSVDVLTLTATPIPRTLHMSLVGVRDTSLLETPPENRFPVQTYVLEEDPLLIREAIRRELGRDGQVYYVHNRVADLDNVAMWIKGLVPEARIVTAHGQMREEELEQIMLDFIDGAYDVLACTTIIESGLDIPNVNTLIIKEANNFGLAQLYQLRGRVGRANRLAYAYLTFRKDRVLNEVAEKRLAAIREFTEFGSGYKIAMRDLEIRGAGNLLGAEQHGHIAAVGFDLYCRLLEEAVREARGQKDEQPVETVVELPVEAYIPNEYISDANQKVEIYRRIASLQRVSTIADLEEELVDRFGDLPPAVQNLLRISKIRVMAGHLKVRSVNRQQGFYRLIFASGHALTGEKLVAVGEFYRNKVKFSHTDGEFEIRYKIREAGRLPTEQLDEFERFLARLAD
- the spoVT gene encoding stage V sporulation protein T codes for the protein MKATGIVRRIDDLGRVVIPKEIRRTLRIREGDPLEIFVDREGEVILKKYSPIGELGDFAKEYADSLHEALGHISLIADRDAVIAVSGASKKEFLNKPISNAIEKVMEERKAVVINNPGTDQQGMDGMIIEDGECKYAAEVIAPIISEGDPIGAVILASREPNVNMGELELKLAETAAGFLAKQMEQ
- the mazG gene encoding nucleoside triphosphate pyrophosphohydrolase, yielding MTAKVVVVGLGPGGRDSLPAVNLEVLKGARRLFLRTAVHPVVDWIKEQGIVFDTFDKYYEQADSFDDVYRRIVEDVLTAAGQGPVVYAVPGHPLVAETTVDMIMRQAGQRGITAEVLPAMSFLDELYAVLKVDPVQGIQIIDGLQLDGRLLNPALGIVVVQVYSRLAAADVKLSLLEAYPAEHRVVIVRAAGVPGEQRIEYVPLFEIDRLDWVDHLTSLYVPPYSHAAAKMKADFPLDPLVDIMGRLRGEGGCPWDREQDHHTLTPYLLEETYEVLEAIQQENMYNICEELGDLLLQIVFHAQIARENGLFDINDVIHGICRKMIHRHPHVFGNTQVNNSDEVLVNWEIIKQNEKGGGAEKKVSALDGIPRGLPALPRSYKIQAKAARVGFDWPDYRGALDKVDEELAEWKEALASGRRDKIELETGDMLFAVVNAARLTGIDPEVALSATINKFTHRFRYMEEEAALEGLDLARMTLAEMDELWEKAKNKEK
- a CDS encoding SurA N-terminal domain-containing protein; its protein translation is MRKNGIIFLSLMLLLATFVLGGCGGSGDVVATVNGESITSRELDQEVTTYKNNLTQQGYNLEGEQAKELEEMLRQQVLSQLIDRRLVMAEAERLDMMPADKEVQAEIKKIKEQLGSEGEFKKFLAANGINEPKLDDFMKEQLAANKLYEKISAEVSEPTEDEIKDYFAENGAQYSDPEQRQVSHILIGVGEYSNGKNRTDVDAKVLALQVVNKVASGADFGELAKQYSDDTGSKDNSGQYPPFSKGSGFAEEFENAAFDLQESGQYTAEPVKTSFGYHIIRLDKIIPAKTHTLNEVKDQIATSLHSEKVNRKVGEYIQDLRDKADVVNKLAKESDTKSKEDQSTGK